ACCACGCGGCTCTGATCGTCTCGCTTGCCGAGCTGCTCGCGGGCGATGGCCTGCTGGTCTTCTCGTGCAACCGTCGCAAGTTTGCGTTCGACGCGGAGACGTTGACCGGCGCGGGCTTGGCGTGCGAGGACGTCACCGCGCGCACCATCCCGGAGGACTTCAAGCGCAAGCCCGGCGTG
This is a stretch of genomic DNA from Coriobacteriia bacterium. It encodes these proteins:
- a CDS encoding methylase, producing the protein HAALIVSLAELLAGDGLLVFSCNRRKFAFDAETLTGAGLACEDVTARTIPEDFKRKPGVHTCWTVRRARA